The following are from one region of the Salminus brasiliensis chromosome 14, fSalBra1.hap2, whole genome shotgun sequence genome:
- the LOC140576605 gene encoding NACHT, LRR and PYD domains-containing protein 3-like: protein MSSQVNVSEEEASYKLVRKISDSSTSSYVAVMGQSLDHPMSFKETDSQVDQSLIHRAKKESYLSMRSDQNVDEPDDLQQENILTDWRKRSNFSSLSMKSDQSIDCPYNFRSGDDQADRRLIQRKRSNFSSLSMKSDQSIDCPYNFRSGDDQADRSIQWKRSALSRANTLDHIFKKAEERAMSLVKNELMRFKNLLSPDSSAEEVLNEDVQVVREGALKITLHVLREMDHVNLATVLQSKMTPWYLQKFKSNLKKTYQSIREGTAKQQNSTLLNEIYTDLYLTEGGCDEVRYDHEMRQVEEISRKVEKENTAMNVNKIFKAFPGQDKSIRTVLTKGIAGIGKTVSVQKFILDWSEGVANKDVHFIFPLPFRELNILRGKAFSLKDLLRHFFPEMADLALTGCDAFKILFIFDGLDESRLPLDFHNNPRVCNVAKRTSVDVLLTNLIQGNLLPSALLWITSRPAACGQIPPQCVDLVTEVRGFSDLQKEEYFRRRISDRSLANRIIAHMKSFRSLYVMCHIPVFCWIAATVLEKVLSQAKSGEMPKTLTQMFSHFVNFQMTQRTQRYHGTYKPDADQIQESVLALGKLAYEQLEKGNLVFYEEDLSECDIDAREMSVYSGLCTQMFREEIGLQMGRVFSFVHLSIQEFLAALYVLLSFIISSSRKDFDKKIPGFLSSIHKPAMSDLLKKAVDKSLQSENGHLDLFLRFLLGLSLESNQTLLTGLQIQTGHRSHKEETAKYIKKVIREISSPEKSINLFHCLNELNDHSLEQEVQVYLSRRAKNRLSNASLSPASLTPAQWSALVFVLLNSEEELDEFNLCNYDPSEECFKKLLPVVKASRTANLNGCNLTEQSCALLASALSSNSSVRQLDLSTNNLHDSGVKLLSAGLENPQCKLQRLRLCGCRITEKSCLTLAFTLASNFSHLIELNLANNNLQDSGVKLLCEGLEKPHCKLETLGLCNCNLTHEGCAVLVGALKSNPSHLRELNLGMNKLGDLGVKQLSCLLEEPSCKLEKLELFDCNITEEGCAALASALKSNPSHLRELDLDHNEAGQSGEKLLSSLLEDPDVILK from the exons ATGTCCTCGCAAGTAAACGTGTCTGAAGAAGAAGCTTCTTACAAACTTGTGAG AAAGATATCAGACTCGTCTACATCCAGCTATGTAGCTGTGATGGGTCAGTCTTTAGATCACCCCATGAGCTTCAAAGAAACAGACTCTCAAGTTGATCAGAG TCTGATTCATAGAGCGAAAAAGGAGTCATATTTGTCCATGAGGAGCGATCAGAACGTGGATGAGCCGGACGACCTCCAACAGGAAAACATCCTGACTGACTGGag AAAACGATCCAATTTCAGCTCTTTATCTATGAAGAGTGACCAGTCTATAGACTGTCCATACAACTTCAGAAGCGGAGATGATCAGGCTGATCGAAG GCTGATTCAAAGAAAACGATCCAATTTCAGCTCTTTATCTATGAAAAGTGACCAGTCTATAGACTGTCCATACAACTTCAGAAGCGGAGATGATCAGGCTGATCGAAG TATCCAATGGAAGAGGTCAGCACTCTCTAGAGCCAACACTTTGGATCATATATTCAAG AAGGCTGAGGAAAGAGCCATGTCTCTGGTGAAGAATGAGCTGATGAGATTCAAGAACCTGCTGAGTCCGGATTCCTCTGCAGAAGAGGTGCTGAATGAGGATGTTCAGGTTGTCAGGGAAGGGGCGCTGAAAATTACGCTGCATGTCCTGAGGGAAATGGATCATGTAAACCTGGCTACAGTTTTACAATCAA aaATGACACCATGGTATCTGCAGAAGTTCAAGTCAAACCTTAAAAAGACATATCAAAGCATTAGAGAAGGAACTGCAAAGCAACAAAACTCAACACTTCTTAATGAGATCTACACAGACCTCTACCTCACGGAAGGCGGGTGTGACGAGGTCAGATATGACCATGAAATGAGGCAGGTTGAGGAAATATCCAGGAAAGTAGAGAAAGAGAACACTGCCATGAATGTGAACAAAATATttaaagcctttcctggacaagACAAGTCCATCCGCACGGTGCTGACCAAAGGAATTGCTGGAATTGGGAAAACCGTCTCAGTGCAAAAGTTCATCCTGGACTGGTCTGAAGGAGTCGCGAATAAGGATGTGCACTTCATATTTCCACTTCCTTTCAGGGAGTTAAATATATTAAGGGGGAAAGCGTTCAGTCTGAAGGACCTTCTCCGACACTTTTTCCCAGAAATGGCTGACTTGGCATTGACAGGCTGTGACGCCTTTaaaatcttatttatttttgatggCCTGGATGAAAGTCGTCTTCCTCTGGATTTCCACAACAACCCGAGAGTGTGTAACGTCGCAAAGAGAACCTCCGTGGACGTGCTACTGACGAACCTCATCCAGGGGAACCTGCTTCCCTCTGCTCTTCTATGGATAACCTCTCGACCAGCAGCATGCGGCCAGATCCCTCCTCAGTGCGTGGACCTGGTGACAGAGGTGCGAGGGTTCAGTGACCTCCAGAAAGAGGAGTACTTCAGACGGAGGATCAGTGACCGCAGCCTGGCCAACAGAATCATCGCACATATGAAGTCCTTCAGAAGCCTCTACGTTATGTGCCACATCCCGGTCTTCTGTTGGATTGCAGCCACGGTTCTAGAGAAGGTGTTGAGTCAAGCAAAGAGTGGAGAGATGCCCAAGACTCTGACTCAGATGTTCAGTCACTTCGTGAACTTTCAGATGACCCAACGGACTCAGAGATACCATGGCACCTACAAACCTGATGCAGATCAAATTCAAGAGAGCGTTCTGGCGTTGGGGAAACTGGCTTACGAGCAGCTGGAAAAAGGCAACCTGGTCTTCTATGAGGAAGACCTGAGCGAGTGCGACATTGATGCTAGAGAAATGTCGGTGTACTCGGGGCTGTGCACCCAAATGTTCCGAGAAGAGATTGGCTTGCAAATGGGGAGAGTGTTCAGTTTTGTGCACCTGAGCATTCAGGAGTTTCTAGCTGCTCTGTATGTGCTCCTCTCgttcatcatcagcagcagcagaaaagACTTTGACAAGAAAATCCCTGGGTTTTTAAGTTCCATCCACAAACCAGCAATGTCTGATCTTCTCAAGAAAGCAGTGGACAAGAGCTTACAAAGTGAGAACGGACACCTGGACCTTTTCCTCCGCTTCCTTCTGGGTCTCTCGCTGGAGTCCAATCAGACTCTCCTAACTGGCCTGCAGATACAGACCGGACACCGATCACACAAAGAAGAAACCGCCAAGTACATCAAGAAAGTGATCCGAGAAATCTCCTCTCCAGAGAAATCCATCAACCTGTTCCACTGCCTGAACGAACTGAACGATCATTCTCTGGAGCAGGAAGTCCAAGTGTACCTAAGCCGAAGGGCCAAGAATCGTCTCAGTAATGCCAGCCTCTCTCCGGCCAGCCTCACTCCAGCTCAGTGGTCAGCTTTGGTGTTTGTGCTGTTGAATTCAGAGGAGGAACTGGACGAGTTTAACCTTTGTAATTATGACCCTTCAGAGGAATGTTTCAAGAAACTATTGCCGGTGGTCAAAGCATCCAGGACAGCGAA CCTGAATGGTTGTAATCTCACAGAGCAGAGCTGTGCACTTCTGGCTTCAGCTCTCAGCTCGAACTCAAGCGTGAGACAGCTGGACCTGAGTACTAATAATCTGCATGATTCAGGGGtgaagctgctctctgctggactggaGAATCCACAGTGTAAGCTGCAGAGACTGAG ACTTTGTGGCTGTCGGATCACAGAGAAGAGCTGCTTAACGCTGGCTTTTACTCTCGCCTCCAATTTCTCACATCTAATAGAGCTGAACTTGGCCAATAATAATCTGCAGGACTCCGGAGTGAAGCTGCTGTGTGAAGGACTGGAAAAgccacactgtaaactggagacgcTGGG GCTCTGTAACTGCAATCTAACGCATGAAGGCTGTGCTGTTCTGGTTGGAGCTCTGAAATCGAACCCCTCTCACCTAAGAGAGCTGAATCTGGGGATGAATAAACTAGGAGATTTAGGAGTGAAGCAGCTATCTTGTTTGTTGGAGGAACCTAGCTGTAAGCTGGAGAAGCTGGA ACTGTTTGACTGCAACATTACAGAAGAGGGCTGCGCTGctctggcttcagctctgaaatcaAACCCCTCCCATCTCAGAGAGCTGGATTTGGATCACAATGAAGCAGGACAATCAGGAGAAAAGCTGCTCTCTTCTCTATTGGAGGATCCAGACGTCATACTAAAGTAA